DNA sequence from the Odontesthes bonariensis isolate fOdoBon6 chromosome 18, fOdoBon6.hap1, whole genome shotgun sequence genome:
TGTCAACCATCAAACTGTCCTCCTGTTCGTTGTCAGCAAGGATCTGCTTTCCATCAGCTATGTATTCTGGCTGGATGTTCACTCTCTTCGGGATCTGGTTTTAtctttctgtctcctttcttCTGTGACAGGAAAAGTGTGCCCAGTACTGGCCCACGGCTGAGGAGAGGGAGATGGCCTTCAGAGACACGCGTTTCTTGGTTACACTGTTATCAGAAGACACCAAGTCTTACTACACCACAAGagtgttggagctgcagaatgTTAACGTAGGTTACTCTGTTACTCAGAACAATATTTCACTTCAGCATGACATGAAACTGTGTTATCCTAAGTTTGTTAAAGCTGAAAACACCATTATTCATAGAGaaggtttgtccctttgtgtTTGTATGGATTTTCCTTTGGATTTCTACATCCAAAGAAATACGAGAGCGTTGTAGAAGATGCAACAGAGCGATTCAAGATAAAGAACAAATACTTAACCACAGTGTCCCCACTTGAAATTGCCCGCTGAGttttatttgaccttttatATTATTAACTGCTGCAATACCTCAGTCACTTTCTGCTCTTCCCGATAAATGAGCCACCCAGATGGTAATAAAAAAGCACGGGTTAAAATCAAGTTTAGACATCCTCTATGTTCCTTTCCAGGAGCCGAATGACTAAAGTAACAGAGGCTAAAACTTGTTGCTGAATGTTTATTTAGTTCGGTTGTTGAACACGTCTGAGGTGGCCTCCAGTTACCTCACTCATGCTTCTAAAGATCAGCACTGTCGGAGTTTACACGAACACACTTTTATAGTTCTCATGCTCAAAAACATGCTGTTTTTATTGTACTCGTTTTACAGACGGGAGAGAAGAGGGAGATTTACCATTTTCATTATACCACGTGGCCGGATTTTGGTGTCCCCGAGTCCCCCGCATCCTTCCTAAACTTCCTTTTCAAGGTGCGGGAGTCGGGAGCGTTGGGGGTGGATCACGGACCGGCTGTGGTGCACTGCAGTGCTGGAATCGGACGCTCGGGGACGTTCTCATTAGTTGACACAAGCTTAGTCCTCGTAAGTGCTGCCTCTTCATTCAATCTAACAGTAGATATGATTATGACTTGCACATGAATTATATTATTCTCTTGCAGTAGATGATGATTATgtagctgattttttttttttttttaaatacattacAAATGTAATTCTCTGCTTTAGGCCCTTCTCtgaaatgttcatattttgagGGCTAAAAACACAACTTTCATCCAAAATCCCCCAGTGTGGCTCCTTCCCAGCTGGGTTGTGTGGAGAGATgcgtgtgcatttttttttagcgCTCGAGGACATAACTGCTTTGTCTGATTGACTGTTTTGTTCTGCATGTTCTGGTCCGAGCCTGTCTTTTTAAGGTCGTTGGTGCCAATTCACTCTGGCATTTTGAGAAGAGGAAGAGACACTAGATCGCAGTGTTTTACAGACAGTTACAGAAAACAATTGTATTGTACAGATTTTAATCAAAAAGCGTCCGGAAGAAACGAGAAACCGCACTTTCACCTTAAAGCTTCTGCTAAACGAAGTGTAGAATGTAAATGCACAACCCACAGATGAAAGGCATCTTGTTTTCATGTTTCCCTTCTGTGCTCCAGAGAAGCCAAGTCATGATGATATGTAAAATAGGTTGAATAACCAAAAAGGTCGAGTGCAGAGAGAGATGCTGTACTAATGGAGGAACAAACTAGACAACAGACGCAGGATTTTAGCACTTAGATATGTTATTAAACAGACACGAGGCTTCTTTTAAGTTCTTAAAtgtcattttaattgttttctgCACCTGGATAAGTGTGGGAACAAATAAAATAGATGAATATCAGCGACTCCAGAAAAATGAACTTTgttctttgttctgttttgtttcagtgtAAATGGAGTATTGCTCGTGGCTTTTGGAGTAGGCAGGCAGCAGAGTCATAACGTTAACCGATGTGTCAGTGTGCCTCAGAGGGAGCTTTATATTGTCGAAATTAAGGCTCGAGCTATCGCGTGCAACTTGAACACCTACTCGGAACTGCCCACATTCTTGTTGTCAGAGGCTGAAAAACATTTGCAACCCGAGTGCTGACTGCCTTCACCAAATCTGCAGCCAAAATAACtcttaaggaaaaaaaatgtagcaTCACAAACCGAGAAACAAGAAGCTTGTCTGAATATTGACGTTGTTATTAGAGAAGTAAACACCGTAGCTCTGTTTTAGCTTCGCATCAGCACCTGCGAGCCTTCGGTGGTAATTTAATTGAACAATCAGGGTTAACGGTGTTCTGAAGTAATTTTTTCATCCCAGGTTTTATTTGCTGTACTGGGATTAAGAGCTCCTTTTACGTTGGAGGGTTCCTCCGTCGCACGCGATACAATCCCGAGAGAGAGGAGAGCGTTCCTCCTGATTTTTCTGATTCAAGTCGTTTTACGTTCTTTCTAGATGGACAAGAGGAAAGACCCCTCTTCAGTGGACATCAAAAGCATCCTGTTGAACATGAGAAAGTACCGAATGGGTCTGATCCAGACTCCCGACCAGCTGCGCTTCTCCTACATGGCTGTCCTCGAAGGAGCCAAGTTCATCATGGGAGACTCCTCTGTACAGGTAGTGATACCGACACAGTAACCGAACCCATCACTTTTTCAGAGGATCCGttgacttttatttgctttcatttttgtttcCGTATCTCTGCCTGTAAAACCGTTTGGTCCATATAGTTTCACTTTCCCTGTGAAAGTAGTTTATTACTGGAAGTTCATTTCTAGATAAATATTGTCATGTTGGTGAAGATTAGTTTGCAGATAACAGCCTGGATTTATTGAGGAGACGGGCGGTGGTCCTCTGATAGTAAAAccaggttatttttttttattttttatttttttttttttttaatttatttatttatttttgattttatttatttaattttttattttagttgAGGTCCAAACACAAACTGGACACGTTTGTGAGCAAATTAAGGTTCAGTTTACCTCTTACTTTGTCGTTCATCTCGGTTGCATGAACAGAGAAGGCACATGATAAAAGTGGAACAAGCCTGTTTCAGTCAGGGAGCGacaatgagtttttttttgtttttttttctcataaataTAAGCATGTGGAGCGGATAATATGCTCAAGACTGATTTGCATCAGAAAATATCAGCGACACTGATGACTAAAATCAGGATGCTAGAAAATGAcagttttaatgattttttttttttcagcagagaacttttaaaaacaaagttaCAAAAAGTATCAAATGTTACACCGTCAAGAAAGAAATGAGACAAGCGTCCAGGATACAAAGATTAAATACTACTGACATCTTATAGATGTTCAAAGGTAGACAAAAGGAAACGTCCCGCCCAACTTAACCTTTCACATTTCTCTTTGTCCGACACTAAAAGTCAAATTTGTAAGATTGAAACTTCTTAGAGATTTGTGTCCTTTACATTCAGCATCAGGCTCCGTTTTCAGGTCAGGCTGAAACATTTTGAGAGGCCTGCTTTACTAGTTTTCTTTAATGAAgatattttgtgtttatttatcacATCTTGTGCACCCTGCTGCCTCTTCTCATCCTCTCCTTGTGTAGAATCGATGGCGCGAATTATCCAGGGAAGATCAGGCGCCGATTGTGGAGTCGCCGCCCTCGGCCCAGCCGCAGGCGAGGTGTCCGGCAGAGCGATGTAACGGCAGCCAGCATCCGCAGGAAGAGGGAGGAGAATATAGACAGGATGGCAAACTACCTGCACAGTCTCCCTGCAAGGAACAGGAGCTGGATGGTAGCACCACACAGTCAGTAAAGTGAGTCAAAGCGACAAAGGAAACGTGCACAGATTACTGGTCGTTTGTCTTTATCAGCAAAAGATTATTGTGATTATTGTTATGAGATTTGAACCTCTTTTATCCCCAGAAAGGCAGCTGtttgctgatttattttttattatttttttaagttattattattattttttttaataatgatttttttcccccttatttTTACGCAGCAAGCGGCGCAGAGAAGACAGCATTTCCAAATCCGGCACAGTCAAGGCGCCCCAAAGCAAATCCAGGTCAAATGACtcggagaggaagaggaaaaggTGATTACATCTTATTTCTTTTAGAATTATTGACGTTGCAGCTACGTGCAGCGTCACATCATTTGTTAAAGTTATAGTTTACATATATGtaggttattaaaaaaaaaaaaatgaaatcctcTCCATCATATTTACTCTGAAAATGAAAAGCTAAGTGAGTAAAAGTTTGGATGgtatgaggggaaaaacaagtTGCCTTGGAATTCAGCAGGAACTCATTTTGTTattgaaacatctgcagatacatTTCAGGCCTGTAATATATTCCAAAAGAAGTTGGACCAGTAAAGCTTTCACCACTTTCTGATGTCACCATTGCTTCTCACAACAGCTTAAAGGTGCTCTGGTGCTGAGGATAACGAGTGATGAAGAGTTTCAGGCGTTATTTAAACCTATTCTTCCTGCACTCTCAGCCTGTCAGTACTTGTCTGTCAGTAGACATTTTTTACTTCAAAGTTCCCCCTGTAGTACCGGTACCGTCTTCCTCAGCCTTTTAGAACGTGCGCGGGATGTCGTTTTGCATTTTCTCGTTGAAAAATGCACAAACGTCCCTGAAAAATGATTTTTCAAAGAACTTTTCtgcatcaaatgcagcactgataTAATCCGATACCATCACAGAGACTGGGATTTTGGACTTTTGATCTTTTTGTAGATCTTTTGTCTCAATctcagacgcctccgagcccagaggcACTTCCACCGTCATTTTATTGTTTTACACAGTGAAATTTTAAGTGGCCTTTGCGAATGTAACTCCCGTTGTGGTTGACAACGTATTCCCACATCAATCCTTTGTCCGTGCTGTCTTATCAGCTATTGATAAATGACTgttgtttagggttagggtgcccTCTGAGGGATATGCAGTCCCAGGGGTCCAGTTCAGGCTTGCATCCTTGCCTTTTAAACACTGATATGCCTCCACATTCCTTTTAGGATTGTTTTTGAACATTTCAGTCTCATCCAtttctttcaattttttttttttttacaaacaggaGCCTTTGCAGGCCAAAACAACTAAAAATGGATGCATGTTGATAAATGAAACAACGTTGATGAGACAAAAGATGAAATCTGTTAAGCTTTTCACTGTCAGTAAAATGAAAGTAGGAGTCGCTGTAGGGCAGTGCAGTTGAGCTTTTCCCTGCGTGTGAGTCAACACTGATAGCAGAAGTTAAACTCAGGCACTgctgaggctttttttttgtgtgtgtgcgtgtttcagctttttctgtttccttctctCTGTTTCATCATTCCTTTGCGGGTTGTTTAAATCTGCTCGTGTAGCTGATTGATAGCGGTCTCCTGTTCCTTTAAAGGCTTACAGTTAGACCCACCGAAGCAGTTCTCTCTGATGACGGCGCTCTTCCTAAAGTCATTTCTGAGAagccttccttttttttttttttaacgtgacATGTCAGTGTTGTTCCAGTAATACGGCTCAAAGTGCACCCTTTCTGACGAGGTCTCACTCTGCTGTTGTGGTTCTCCTGGACAGTTTGGGGTGCATTTGCTGCACATGACAAGAGCTGGCCTGTCCGGTGGGGGGCAGCGTATCTTTACCCCCCTCTGAgacagcaacaacaaccacgGAGAGCACATTTAGAGGAGGAAGTTTACctgcagctttttttaaaaaaaaaaagaaaaagaaaaaaagaacacccACTCGTGGGTACCTGGaggtgtgtggttgtgtgtgtgtgtgtgtgtgtgtgtgtgtactttgcGTCTGCTGTGCCTTTTGCTTTCATGCTCGGCTCCTGTGGCTTTGAGTGGAGTTGATTTTGCCTGCTTTCTAGCATGGCGTGTGCGTGTTTGTACGTGTGAAACTGAAATGTCAGGTTAAGCTGACACAATGCAAGATGCAAATTTGTGTTGTACCTCGTGTGTAAATTTGGTGGCCACATTTTTTATCTGTGTGTTCAATAAAGAAATGAGAGTTCATTGTCCTCACCAAGTGTGTTGTAAGCAAGACAAGAGTATGTGGAATAATTGATCATCTTTTGGCATTAAGAACTCAGTAATTTAATGGGTTGGGAGTAAATTCTTGGCCTGGTGGAGGCTGTCAGCCCATCACACCAAGATGCTTTCTCTAAGCTTTGTTGCATGTCTTTTTGTTCCTGCTGGTGCTCCTAACTTTCACATTTCTGCCATGAGGACTTTGGATTTTTCAGAATGCTAGCATGGCGCTGTCCCTGACtggtttgttgtgttttttttacattcaggAGGTTTGAATGTTTGATTTTCATCAGGAGATTTATGGGCAGGCCTAAGAGGGTTGTGGCCAGAAGACCCGGGGCTTCAGCTAACAATTTAATTTCGTCATTTATATGTTAATCGCTtcagttttttatgttttgaattaatttattatttaaatgGGCTGTTCCTTTGAGCCGAAGGTGACGTCTCATCGTGTTTTACTGTTTTGGACAAAGAAATTGATAAAGTGAATCAAAGGAATGTCGGTATAGCAGTAGTGCAATAAAAAGGGCCCCGTCAAGACCCCATGATCCCAatattttgcctttttttttttttttttttttgagaaagttGCACCATCAAAATACTTTTGTCACTTAATAGCCGTGGAAGTCCAGCATGACGCCGATTGGCAGCATGTCCTGGTAATGATGGAGCACCAGATGCTCCTCTGCTGTGACCACAGATCACAGGGTCTGCGACATGCGGTCAGAATTAGATCTTACATGTACAAACTCATAACACATTTACAGGATTATCAAGTCAGTGTGAGGATGAGGGGCCACTGTTGTACTCTGGTTGCCATGTGGACAAGCGTTTTTGCATTTCTTGGATTTGCAGTAAATAGATTTTTACTTTACAAACAGCTGCTGTGCTTCAAACAGCTCTAAAACAGCAAACCTCTCCCTCTACAATGAGACCAACAAGCGGCTGATTTGAGTCAAAAACGCGTCCCTTTTTGCGTCGTCCCATCTCGTAACTGGAGGAaagtttcaaactttttttttttaaagtgtgtttTTGATGGTGCAAACTGAACAAAGAAGCTTtacttgtcctttttttttgtaaccacTGAATTAAACAAGTAATGTCTTATGAAAGTTTTATCAGACTCATTAAAGGTTAGTGTCAGCGCTACGAACAATCCAAACTCTTCTACATCGGCTGGAGACGAGCTTGTTTGACCAATTATCAGATCTAATGATGTGCCTGAAAGCTCTGCGATGCTaagtggagttttttttctcgCATCTAAGATCCGCTTAAGTGTGACGTGTTTGCCGCTTTCTTCTTCTGCATCGATTATCTAATATGGTCTCGTGTG
Encoded proteins:
- the ptpn2b gene encoding tyrosine-protein phosphatase non-receptor type 2, translating into MEQTGVATVKMDQEFEDIDSEGRWQKLYSEIRNQSHECSYKVAKYPENRNRNRYRDVSPFDHSRVKLESTENDYINASLVVMDEAQRRYILTQGPLRNTCGHFWLMMWEQKTKAVIMLNRVIEKGSEKCAQYWPTAEEREMAFRDTRFLVTLLSEDTKSYYTTRVLELQNVNTGEKREIYHFHYTTWPDFGVPESPASFLNFLFKVRESGALGVDHGPAVVHCSAGIGRSGTFSLVDTSLVLMDKRKDPSSVDIKSILLNMRKYRMGLIQTPDQLRFSYMAVLEGAKFIMGDSSVQNRWRELSREDQAPIVESPPSAQPQARCPAERCNGSQHPQEEGGEYRQDGKLPAQSPCKEQELDGSTTQSVNKRRREDSISKSGTVKAPQSKSRSNDSERKRKRVKTSDC